In Triticum aestivum cultivar Chinese Spring chromosome 5B, IWGSC CS RefSeq v2.1, whole genome shotgun sequence, the following proteins share a genomic window:
- the LOC123111556 gene encoding protein ACTIVITY OF BC1 COMPLEX KINASE 7, chloroplastic has product MAMMMADLSFSASISNAKLPRYGNDSSLAKRSSMFRAEARSTESEKYTTNGRSMKMVPTTELMRNKGGGRARTDTVNGSLNGAVNGSTKAVINGSTNGVVNGSTRAVINSSPKVVVTGTSLVNGSNMSALVKTQKQMSARDDPFEEELKVLPSDEGFSWAKANYNSVQRSIDIWSFVLSLRIRILFDNAKWAYPGGFSEENQKIRRRNTASWLREQVLQLGPTFIKLGQLSSTRSDLFPKEFVDELAKLQDRVPAFSPEKAKAFIEKEMGCSVDVAFKEFEDRPIAAASLGQVHRAVLHNGERVAVKVQRPGLRKLFDIDLRNLKLVAEYFQRSEKFGGPSRDWIGIYDECSKILYEEIDYINEGKNADRFRRDFRNIKWVRVPLIMWDYTTEKVLTLEYAPGIKINNLAVLDSRGYSRSLIASRSIESYLIQILKTGFFHADPHPGNLAIDKDGSLIYYDFGMMGEIKSFTRDRLLSLFYAVYEKDANKVIKALIDLEALQPTGDLSPVRRSVQYFLDNLLSQSPDQQQTLAAIGEDLFAIAQDQPFRFPSTFTFVIRAFSTLEGIGYILDPDFSFVKVAAPYAQELLDLKTRRRAGPELVQEIRKQANDARDSTISMPYRIQRIEDFVGQLESGDLKLRVRVLESERAARKANVLQMATMYTAMGGTLLNIGVVMGSQGNQIVANGSFVGAGIFLALLVASMRRVKKLEKFETMM; this is encoded by the exons ATGGCGATGATGATGGCTGATCTTAGCTTTTCAGCGTCTATATCGAATGCCAAGCTACCAAGGTATGGAAATGACTCTTCCTTGGCTAAGAGATCTTCAATGTTCCGAGCAGAAGCCCGGTCCACAGAATCCGAGAAATATACTACCAATGGCCGATCGATGAAGATGGTTCCAACAACCGAATTGATGAGGAACAAGGGCGGTGGCCGTGCAAGAACTGATACAGTTAATGGTTCTCTGAATGGAGCTGTCAATGGCTCGACCAAGGCGGTCATCAATGGTTCTACAAATGGCGTTGTCAACGGTTCGACCAGAGCAGTCATTAACAGTTCTCCAAAGGTGGTTGTTACTGGGACCAGTTTGGTGAATGGCAGCAACATGTCTGCTCTAGTTAAGACCCAGAAGCAAATGAGTGCTAGAGATGATCCCTTTGAAGAGGAGCTCAAGGTTTTGCCATCTGACGAAGGATTCAGTTGGGCAAAGGCTAACTACAACTCTGTGCAGAGGAGTATAGATATCTGGTCTTTTGTGCTTTCTCTTCGAATACGTATTTTATTCGACAATGCAAAATGGGCCTATCCAGGTGGATTCTCAGAGGAAAATCAG AAAATCCGGAGGAGAAACACTGCTTCATGGTTAAGAGAACAAGTATTGCAGCTTGGCCCAACTTTTATCAAGCTTGGACAGCTATCCTCCACAAGATCTGATTTGTTCCCAAAAGAATTCGTTGATGAGCTTGCAAAATTGCAG GACAGAGTACCTGCATTTTCTCCTGAGAAGGCAAAGGCTTTCATAGAGAAGGAAATGGGGTGTTCAGTTGATGTTGCGTTCAAAGAATTCGAGGACCGTCCAATAGCTGCTGCTAGTCTTGGTCAG GTACATCGTGCGGTGCTTCATAATGGAGAGAGAGTTGCAGTGAAAGTTCAGCGACCAGGGCTCAGAAAACTTTTTGATATTGACCTAA GGAATCTAAAGCTAGTAGCTGAGTATTTTCAGAGAAGTGAAAAATTCGGAGGTCCTTCAAGGGACTGGATTGGTATTTATGATGAATGTTCCAA AATTTTGTATGAAGAAATTGATTACATCAATGAAGGAAAGAATGCAGACAGATTTCGTCGAGATTTCAGAAACATAAAATGGGTTCGCGTGCCA CTTATCATGTGGGACTACACAACTGAAAAGGTGTTAACCCTGGAGTATGCTCCTG GTATTAAGATAAACAACTTGGCGGTGCTAGACAGCCGGGGATATAGCCGTTCTCTGATTGCATCTCGTTCAATAGAGTCGTACCTAATTCAG ATACTGAAGACCGGTTTCTTCCATGCTGATCCTCATCCTGGAAACCTTGCCATAGACAAGGATGGCTCTCTAATATATTATGATTTTGGAATGATGGGTGAAATCAAATCATTCACTCGAGATAGACTACTCTCCTTGTTCTATGCTGTGTATGAGAAGGATGCGAACAAG GTTATAAAAGCTTTAATTGACCTGGAAGCTCTTCAGCCAACAGGAGACCTCTCACCG GTAAGAAGGTCCGTACAATATTTCTTGGACAATCTGCTGAGCCAGTCACCGGATCAACAGCAGACTCTAGCTGCAATTGGAGAG GACTTGTTTGCaattgcgcaagatcaacctttcCGCTTTCCTTCCACATTTACGTTCGTCATAAGGGCATTCTCAACTCTTGAAG GCATCGGGTACATACTGGATCCTGACTTTTCCTTTGTCAAAGTTGCTGCACCATATGCACAG GAACTGCTAGACTTGAAAACAAGACGAAGAGCTGGACCTGAACTAGTCCAGGAGATAAGAAAGCAAGCAAATGAT GCCCGTGATTCTACGATCTCAATGCCCTACAGAATCCAACGGATTGAGGATTTTGTGGGGCAACTGGAGTCGGGTGATCTGAAACTCAGAGTCAGAGTACTTGAG TCGGAACGGGCTGCTCGTAAAGCTAACGTACTTCAGATGGCGACCATGTATACAGCCATGGGTGGTACTCTCTTGAATATTGGGGTCGTCATGGGTAGTCAAGGAAACCAAATAGTCGCAAATGGGTCTTTCGTCGGCGCAG GCATTTTCTTGGCATTACTGGTTGCATCTATGCGAAGAGTGAAGAAGCTCGAGAAATTCGAGACGATGATGTGA